The Tissierellales bacterium genome includes the window TTTTAATATATCTACCTAATTCTATATCCCTCTCCTCATCGACTGTTTGATCAACTGCAACTTGCTTAAAGTTTCGTATTAGCTCAGAAGCTCTCTCCATTGTTGATTCCATAAGCTCAGAACTATGATTTATCTTAGCTAGAGTTTCCTTCAGCGATTTTTGTGATAGTGTGCGCTCCTCAAGCTTTTTATTTAACTTATTTGTTTCTTTAGTTATCAAAGACGAAAGTGAAACCCCAATTCCAAGAGGAGTATTTACCTCATGTGCTACTCCAGCGACCAGTCGTCCCAATGAAGCCATCTTTTCAGACTCCATAAGCTGAGTTTGAGTTACAACTATTCTACTTGTTTGAACATATATTTGACGTCTCAATATATAAACATATATCATTAGCAACACTAATACTCCCAAGCTTACATTTATAACTATTTCATGGCGTTTATAAAATGATATTGGTTCATTAATTATGATGCTTTCATTAGGCAATAAATCTGTATTGTAATTAAATTTTTTAATAACATTATAATCAAAATAATACCTGTTAAAGCTTTCATCAATTATGAATCTATCTCCACTTATAGATCCATTTTCTACATATTCATTAACCATTCTAGCAACTCTCTGCCCCTGTGTATAACCTTCAACAAATTTACCTCCAACACTTCCCTCACCAAACCCAAATGAAAATATTCCAAAAACAGGAACACTTGAACTCTCAATTAATCTTCGCGCTGTATAGTCGAGTGGATATGTAGATCCATCTTTATCAATCACAAAATATGACTGTATTACTATACTATTTTTCAAATCCAATCGCTTTACAAATTCTACTATTTCTTCAAATGACCGTTCTTCCACCACTTTGAAATTTATGGTATCTTTCAAATATTCCATATCAGAATAAGCATCTTTCTTAGTTGCTCTCCCAGTTATAGAATCATCAACCACTAAATATACATTTTTCAAATTACTATTTAATTTCATAGCAATCTCAACTGTTTGCGATATAGAGTGCTTTTCAACTACACCATAAAAATTATCTGCCCCCGATAAATCATGAGTTGCTAAAGTATTTACTCCGCAAAAAAACACCGGAGTTTTATCAAATAGTTCATCCCTATATTTCAATAAAAATTTAAGTGCATTATCATCTGCTGCAATTATTATTTCAAATTCATCCTTATCATACTTAACCTTATAAAGCTTAACTAACTCTTCCATATAAGCATCAGTACTTATATTTTTGGTATCCATGTGCTCTATTCGAAAATGATATTCAGCTTTACCCTCATCTAGCATCTCTTTTACACCTTGT containing:
- a CDS encoding HAMP domain-containing histidine kinase, which gives rise to MKKICITMICIILLISLCKNVQAENDLVDVLLLNSYHDGYEWSNDTKQGVKEMLDEGKAEYHFRIEHMDTKNISTDAYMEELVKLYKVKYDKDEFEIIIAADDNALKFLLKYRDELFDKTPVFFCGVNTLATHDLSGADNFYGVVEKHSISQTVEIAMKLNSNLKNVYLVVDDSITGRATKKDAYSDMEYLKDTINFKVVEERSFEEIVEFVKRLDLKNSIVIQSYFVIDKDGSTYPLDYTARRLIESSSVPVFGIFSFGFGEGSVGGKFVEGYTQGQRVARMVNEYVENGSISGDRFIIDESFNRYYFDYNVIKKFNYNTDLLPNESIIINEPISFYKRHEIVINVSLGVLVLLMIYVYILRRQIYVQTSRIVVTQTQLMESEKMASLGRLVAGVAHEVNTPLGIGVSLSSLITKETNKLNKKLEERTLSQKSLKETLAKINHSSELMESTMERASELIRNFKQVAVDQTVDEERDIELGRYIKNIISSLNSELKQKNIKITINSKEEININCYTGALYQIILNLVMNSLKHGFDGRDEGTIQIDIKRNWQDYKHIKGPSISIIYIDDGVGISKTELKKIYDPFFTTKRNKGGSGLGLNIVYNLVNRRLNGTISCQSSVNEYTKFEIVFPNQSDKYV